Proteins encoded by one window of Lutibacter sp. A64:
- a CDS encoding ribonuclease Z: MKITKTKKYTTIKPTEESLTIFLNNLENNLLDFKDEHLILDFSEKINTTLKELLLFLKISNKHRENGTSFVIIFEGIDIDEIPEEINIVPTFTEALDIIEMDAIERDLGF, encoded by the coding sequence ATGAAAATAACAAAAACTAAAAAATATACAACCATAAAACCAACTGAAGAATCATTAACTATTTTTCTTAACAATCTAGAAAATAATTTATTAGATTTTAAAGATGAACATTTAATTTTAGATTTTTCAGAAAAAATTAACACTACACTAAAAGAATTATTGTTATTTTTGAAGATAAGTAACAAACACCGTGAAAACGGCACAAGTTTTGTTATTATTTTTGAAGGAATAGATATAGATGAAATTCCCGAAGAAATTAATATCGTACCAACTTTTACTGAAGCGTTAGACATTATAGAAATGGATGCGATTGAACGAGATTTAGGATTTTAA
- a CDS encoding DUF368 domain-containing protein, producing MQQRNFIHYLVITLKGMAMGAADVVPGVSGGTIAFISGIYEELLTSISSIKISSIKLLKNKGFKVFWETINGNFLVALLIGIFISILSLAKLISWLLENKPILVWSFFFGLVLASILFIGKQITRWSALAVVLFMVGALVAYYITTLQPLVSENSSPLFLFIAGALAICAMILPGISGSFILVLLGAYKPVLDAIHDRDFKMLAIVISGGVVGLLTFSKVLKWLFNHYKNLTLAVLTGFILGSLNKIWPWKETLTWRTNSHGVKVPFNEQSISPFSFEGDAQLTMAILLALVGFAVIIILERIAKLSKSH from the coding sequence ATGCAACAAAGAAATTTTATTCACTATTTAGTAATAACACTTAAAGGAATGGCTATGGGAGCTGCAGATGTAGTTCCGGGTGTGTCAGGAGGAACAATAGCATTTATTTCTGGTATTTATGAAGAATTATTAACTTCTATTAGTTCAATCAAAATTTCGTCAATTAAATTATTAAAAAATAAGGGATTTAAGGTTTTTTGGGAGACAATAAATGGTAATTTTTTAGTAGCTCTTTTAATAGGTATATTTATTAGTATTCTATCTTTGGCTAAATTAATATCGTGGTTGTTAGAAAATAAACCAATACTTGTTTGGTCTTTCTTTTTTGGATTGGTTTTAGCAAGTATTTTGTTTATAGGAAAGCAAATTACTAGATGGAGCGCTTTAGCAGTAGTGTTATTTATGGTTGGTGCTCTTGTAGCTTATTATATAACTACATTACAGCCCTTAGTTTCAGAAAATTCTTCACCATTATTTTTGTTTATAGCTGGAGCATTGGCAATTTGTGCTATGATATTACCCGGTATTTCAGGCTCATTTATTTTAGTATTATTAGGTGCCTACAAACCAGTTTTAGATGCTATACACGATAGAGATTTTAAAATGTTAGCAATTGTAATATCTGGAGGAGTAGTTGGTTTGTTAACTTTTTCTAAAGTGTTAAAATGGTTGTTTAATCATTATAAAAATTTAACATTAGCTGTTTTAACAGGTTTTATTTTAGGATCTTTAAATAAAATTTGGCCATGGAAAGAAACACTAACATGGCGAACAAATTCACATGGTGTAAAAGTACCATTTAATGAGCAAAGTATTTCCCCGTTTTCTTTTGAAGGAGATGCCCAATTAACAATGGCAATATTATTGGCACTTGTAGGTTTTGCAGTAATTATTATATTAGAAAGAATAGCAAAACTATCAAAATCACATTAA
- a CDS encoding ribonuclease Z, with the protein MSLKLTILGCHSATPRVNAHPTAQYLEIKNHNFLIDCGEGTQVQLRKYGIKFSKIKHIFISHLHGDHFFGLVGLISTFRLLNRETELHVYGPKGIKELITLQLKLSNSWTHYPLYFHELTNTVSELIFEDDKVEVHTIPLNHRIYTNGFLFKEKLGERKLNMNAIAKYKEIEICDYQNLKNGRDFKLTNGTILKNEELTLEPATPKSYAFCSDTTYLPNQLPPIIKNVNCLYHESTFLKDKEDLATTTKHSTAEQAAKIALQANVQQLIIGHYSGRYKNIEVFKTEAQEVFKNTHLAEAGKVFEIN; encoded by the coding sequence ATGAGTTTAAAACTCACTATTTTAGGTTGTCATTCTGCTACACCAAGAGTAAATGCACACCCAACAGCTCAATATTTAGAAATTAAAAATCACAACTTTTTAATTGATTGTGGCGAAGGCACACAAGTACAACTACGTAAATACGGTATTAAATTTTCAAAAATTAAGCATATTTTTATTTCGCACTTACACGGCGATCATTTTTTTGGTTTAGTTGGTTTAATCTCTACGTTTAGATTGCTAAATAGAGAAACTGAATTACATGTCTACGGCCCAAAAGGTATTAAAGAACTAATAACACTACAGCTTAAACTTTCAAATTCTTGGACACATTATCCATTATATTTTCACGAGCTAACAAACACAGTAAGTGAATTAATTTTTGAAGATGACAAAGTTGAAGTACACACCATACCTTTAAACCATAGAATTTATACCAACGGATTTTTATTTAAAGAAAAGCTAGGCGAACGTAAATTAAACATGAATGCCATTGCTAAATATAAAGAAATTGAAATTTGTGATTATCAAAATTTAAAGAATGGAAGAGATTTTAAATTAACAAATGGCACTATTTTAAAAAATGAAGAACTAACATTAGAACCTGCAACTCCTAAAAGTTATGCTTTCTGTAGTGATACCACCTATCTTCCTAACCAGTTACCTCCTATAATTAAAAATGTAAACTGTCTATACCATGAATCTACATTTTTAAAAGACAAAGAGGATCTTGCTACAACTACTAAACACTCAACAGCCGAACAAGCTGCTAAAATTGCATTACAAGCAAATGTGCAACAACTTATTATTGGTCATTATAGTGGTAGGTATAAAAATATTGAAGTTTTTAAAACTGAAGCTCAAGAAGTTTTTAAAAACACACATTTAGCAGAAGCAGGAAAAGTTTTTGAAATTAACTAA
- a CDS encoding DUF368 domain-containing protein: MAKERNLLDKFFLFLKGLAMGAANKVPGVSGGTVSFVLGFYEEMIYSFRKINYKALLLLINGRFKSFYNYTNATFLLLVFGGSTFSYFSVSLVLDYLLVTYELYVWSAFFGMILGSIYYISKDFENWNTKNIVSVIIGVSLGIAISFMSPAKENNNLWFVFICGIIGVSGMTLPGLSGSFILILMGNYVLLLVDSVAVLFKTLTEVFTGDFSFMDNEERIHYLEIVATFTAGSVFGLVVTSHILGYVLKRWYQIVTAVIIGFIAGSLGIVWPWKKEVYKMENGINMLDAKGNKIIENFERYFPDFSNKETWIAIFFIAVGAAIILLIDKYGAERKEYIDE, encoded by the coding sequence ATGGCTAAAGAACGTAATTTACTGGATAAATTTTTCCTTTTCTTAAAAGGATTAGCAATGGGTGCGGCAAATAAAGTTCCTGGAGTATCTGGTGGTACAGTTTCTTTTGTATTGGGTTTTTATGAAGAAATGATTTATTCCTTCAGAAAAATAAATTATAAAGCTCTTTTATTGCTTATAAATGGTAGGTTTAAAAGTTTTTATAATTATACAAATGCCACTTTTTTATTGTTAGTTTTTGGAGGAAGTACGTTTAGTTATTTTAGTGTATCCTTAGTTTTAGACTATTTATTAGTTACCTACGAATTGTATGTTTGGAGTGCTTTTTTTGGAATGATATTAGGGTCTATCTACTATATCTCTAAAGATTTTGAAAATTGGAATACAAAAAATATAGTATCTGTAATTATAGGTGTATCATTAGGTATTGCCATTAGCTTTATGAGTCCTGCAAAAGAAAATAATAACCTTTGGTTTGTTTTTATTTGTGGAATAATTGGAGTTTCAGGAATGACACTTCCTGGTTTATCAGGATCATTTATACTTATTTTAATGGGTAATTATGTGCTGTTATTAGTAGATTCTGTTGCAGTATTATTTAAGACACTTACCGAAGTATTTACAGGAGATTTTAGTTTTATGGATAATGAGGAGAGAATACATTACCTAGAAATTGTTGCAACTTTTACAGCGGGCTCGGTATTTGGATTGGTTGTTACTTCGCATATTTTAGGGTATGTGTTAAAACGTTGGTATCAAATTGTAACAGCTGTAATAATAGGTTTTATAGCGGGGTCTTTGGGTATAGTTTGGCCTTGGAAAAAAGAAGTTTATAAAATGGAAAATGGCATAAATATGTTAGATGCTAAAGGGAATAAAATAATTGAAAATTTTGAAAGATATTTTCCAGATTTTTCAAATAAAGAAACTTGGATTGCTATATTTTTTATAGCAGTAGGGGCAGCAATTATTTTACTTATTGATAAATATGGAGCAGAACGTAAAGAATATATTGATGAATAA
- a CDS encoding T9SS type A sorting domain-containing protein: MKKLLLIIFLLTFTFSYTQEKDSHAIIKKNEPISTTLLAVTASPNPLTTRTRIKFTSTKNQLVEFTVKNLVGKTVYLEKVNAKRGTNTFQFNRNNLNNGMYIYSLQSDSEIISKRLVIR; this comes from the coding sequence ATGAAAAAACTACTTTTAATAATATTTTTATTGACATTCACTTTTTCTTACACTCAAGAAAAGGACAGTCATGCTATTATTAAAAAAAATGAACCTATTTCAACAACACTATTAGCTGTCACCGCTTCACCAAATCCATTAACAACCAGAACTCGCATTAAATTTACATCTACTAAAAATCAATTAGTAGAATTTACTGTTAAAAATCTAGTAGGAAAAACGGTTTACTTAGAAAAAGTAAATGCAAAAAGAGGAACAAATACATTTCAATTTAATCGTAATAATTTAAATAATGGAATGTACATATACTCTTTACAATCCGATTCTGAAATTATATCAAAAAGATTAGTTATTCGATGA
- the pyrR gene encoding bifunctional pyr operon transcriptional regulator/uracil phosphoribosyltransferase PyrR — MSKKILLNSKEIHIILHRLACQLIENHNNFENTVLIGIQPRGIYLAERLVSILKEDYNISNVKLGQLDITFYRDDFRRRGEPIEANKTNINFIVEDKNVVFIDDVLYSGRSIRAALTAIQSFGRPIDIELLVLIDRRFSRHLPIQPNYRGRQVDVINEERVTVNWKEKDGKDAVYIINN, encoded by the coding sequence ATGAGCAAAAAAATTCTACTTAATTCTAAAGAAATTCACATTATTTTACATCGATTGGCATGTCAGCTAATCGAAAATCATAATAATTTTGAAAACACCGTACTTATTGGTATTCAGCCTAGAGGTATTTATCTAGCTGAAAGATTGGTTTCTATTTTAAAGGAAGATTACAACATCTCTAATGTAAAATTAGGGCAATTAGATATTACTTTTTACAGAGACGATTTTAGAAGACGTGGCGAACCTATAGAAGCTAATAAAACCAATATTAATTTTATTGTTGAAGATAAAAATGTTGTTTTTATTGATGATGTTTTATATTCTGGTAGAAGTATTAGAGCTGCTTTAACAGCAATTCAATCGTTTGGAAGACCAATTGATATTGAATTACTAGTGCTAATCGACAGAAGATTTAGCAGACATTTACCTATTCAGCCAAATTACAGAGGAAGACAAGTAGATGTTATCAATGAAGAAAGAGTTACTGTAAATTGGAAAGAAAAAGACGGTAAAGATGCCGTATATATTATAAATAATTAA
- a CDS encoding shikimate dehydrogenase family protein — translation MNNRTKFGLLGKDISYSFSRKYFSEKFKKLGLTTLKYSNLDIPEIEEFPFLLYHREHEYGGINVTIPYKESVMRYLNEIDADAKKIGAVNTIKITEDNKLVGYNTDYYGFLNSIKPLLKPHHTKALILGTGGASKAIAYALEKLNIEYKFVSRRLGDNNFLYSVLNQQIIEEYTVIINCTPIGTHPNVEEAPDIPYQYISDKHLLFDLIYNPAESKFLSEGKSKGAITKNGYEMLELQAEKSWEIWNL, via the coding sequence ATGAATAATCGTACAAAATTTGGATTGTTAGGAAAAGATATTTCCTATTCTTTTTCAAGAAAATATTTTTCTGAAAAATTTAAAAAACTAGGTTTAACAACTTTAAAATACAGTAACTTAGATATTCCAGAAATTGAAGAATTTCCATTTCTTTTATACCATAGAGAACATGAGTATGGAGGTATTAATGTTACCATTCCTTACAAAGAATCTGTAATGCGTTATTTAAATGAAATTGATGCTGATGCTAAAAAAATAGGAGCAGTAAATACTATAAAAATAACAGAAGATAATAAGTTAGTTGGTTATAATACAGATTATTATGGATTTTTAAATTCAATAAAACCATTGTTGAAGCCACATCATACTAAAGCTTTAATTTTAGGTACAGGAGGCGCTTCAAAAGCAATTGCTTATGCGTTAGAAAAATTAAATATTGAATATAAATTTGTATCTAGAAGATTAGGGGATAACAATTTTTTATACTCAGTTTTAAATCAACAAATTATTGAAGAATACACGGTAATTATTAATTGTACACCAATAGGTACGCATCCAAATGTAGAAGAGGCTCCGGACATTCCGTACCAATATATTTCAGATAAACATTTATTATTCGACCTAATTTACAACCCAGCTGAAAGCAAATTTTTATCTGAAGGTAAAAGTAAAGGAGCAATAACTAAGAACGGCTACGAAATGCTTGAACTTCAAGCAGAAAAATCTTGGGAAATCTGGAATTTATAA
- a CDS encoding aspartate carbamoyltransferase catalytic subunit: MSQLSVQHLLGIKHLKRSDIDLIFETADHFKEVINRPIKKVPSLRDITIANLFFENSTRTKLSFELAEKRLSADVINFSANQSSVKKGETLIDTANNILSMKVDLIVMRHSNVGACDFLSKHVDAKIVNAGDGTHEHPTQALLDSYSIREKLGDVAGKKVVIVGDILHSRVALSNIYALKLQGAEVKVCGPKTLIPKYIESLGVGIECNIKKALEWCDVANVLRVQNERMAINYFPSTREYSQLFGINKQLLDSLNKKIVIMHPGPINRGVELTSDVADSGQSIILNQVENGVAIRMAVIYLLAQQIERHKQ; the protein is encoded by the coding sequence ATGAGTCAGTTAAGCGTACAACATCTTTTAGGTATAAAGCATTTAAAAAGAAGTGATATTGATTTAATTTTTGAAACTGCAGATCATTTTAAAGAAGTAATTAATCGTCCTATTAAAAAAGTACCATCGTTAAGAGATATTACTATTGCAAATTTATTTTTTGAAAATAGTACACGAACAAAACTTTCGTTTGAATTGGCTGAGAAACGTTTATCGGCAGATGTTATAAACTTTTCAGCAAATCAATCATCCGTTAAAAAAGGAGAAACTTTAATAGATACTGCAAACAATATTTTATCAATGAAAGTTGATTTAATTGTAATGCGACATTCAAATGTTGGTGCCTGTGATTTTTTGTCTAAACACGTAGATGCTAAAATTGTTAACGCAGGAGATGGCACACATGAACACCCAACACAAGCACTTTTAGACTCTTATTCTATTAGAGAAAAATTAGGAGATGTTGCTGGTAAAAAAGTGGTAATTGTTGGTGATATTTTACACTCTAGAGTTGCTTTATCTAATATTTATGCTCTTAAATTACAAGGTGCAGAAGTAAAGGTTTGTGGTCCAAAAACTTTAATACCTAAATATATTGAAAGTTTAGGTGTTGGTATAGAATGTAATATTAAAAAAGCTTTAGAATGGTGCGATGTTGCCAATGTTTTAAGAGTGCAAAACGAACGTATGGCAATTAATTATTTTCCATCAACCAGAGAATACTCACAATTATTTGGTATAAACAAACAACTTTTAGACAGTCTTAACAAAAAAATTGTTATTATGCACCCAGGACCAATAAATAGAGGTGTAGAATTAACAAGTGATGTTGCCGATTCTGGACAATCTATTATATTAAATCAAGTTGAAAATGGTGTTGCCATAAGAATGGCTGTAATTTATTTATTAGCACAACAAATTGAAAGGCATAAACAATAA
- a CDS encoding tetratricopeptide repeat protein, producing MLKTNSIYFFDSVEFEEIIHYYIDSGKISLAKKAIKLGLHQHPNSILLKLLRAELMIFDGKFDEATSLLKELQAIEPTNEEIYVQQASIFSKNDKHQQAIDYLKIALLYTDDEADILAMIGMEYLFLDNFDEARLNFAKCLTVDFEDYSSLYNVIYCYDMQGKHIEAVDYLNKYIDKDPYSEVAWHQLGRQYFILENYKEALRAFDYAVLIDDTFVGGYLEKAKTLEELKRYKEAIDNYKITIDLDDPTSFVYLRIGECYEKLNKPTLSIQFYKKAVHEDPLLDKGWLAIAEISISNKNYYKALFYINKAIEIDEKNSLYWRKYAEINLKLNFFEEAVKGFQNCILLQDFDIVIWVGLSDVLCYLGDYKDALINLKKASKVFKDFAELEYRLSAIYFQFNDFSKAKKHLINGLNIDFEYHNEIKEVFPEVFKRQEVVDIISDFKNTSL from the coding sequence ATGCTAAAAACAAATAGTATTTATTTCTTTGATTCTGTTGAGTTTGAAGAAATTATACATTACTATATAGATTCTGGAAAAATATCTTTAGCAAAAAAAGCCATTAAATTGGGCTTACATCAGCACCCAAATTCTATTTTGTTAAAATTATTAAGAGCAGAATTAATGATTTTTGACGGTAAGTTTGATGAAGCTACAAGTTTATTAAAAGAGCTTCAAGCTATAGAACCTACTAATGAAGAAATTTATGTGCAGCAAGCAAGTATCTTTTCTAAAAACGATAAGCATCAACAAGCTATTGATTATTTAAAAATTGCTTTATTGTATACCGATGATGAAGCCGATATTTTAGCTATGATTGGTATGGAATATTTGTTTTTAGATAATTTTGATGAGGCTAGATTAAATTTTGCAAAATGTTTAACTGTAGATTTTGAAGATTATTCTTCGCTTTACAATGTAATTTATTGTTATGATATGCAGGGCAAACATATAGAGGCAGTAGATTATTTAAATAAATATATAGATAAAGACCCGTATAGTGAAGTTGCTTGGCATCAATTAGGAAGGCAATATTTTATATTAGAAAATTATAAAGAAGCCTTGCGAGCATTTGATTATGCAGTTTTAATTGATGATACTTTTGTGGGTGGGTATTTAGAAAAAGCTAAAACTTTAGAAGAATTAAAACGTTATAAAGAAGCTATTGATAATTATAAAATTACAATAGATTTAGACGATCCAACTTCGTTTGTGTATTTAAGAATTGGAGAATGTTATGAAAAATTAAATAAACCTACTTTATCAATACAATTTTATAAAAAAGCTGTACACGAAGATCCATTATTAGATAAAGGATGGTTAGCCATAGCCGAAATTAGTATTTCAAATAAAAACTATTATAAGGCGTTGTTTTATATTAACAAAGCAATAGAAATAGATGAAAAAAATAGTTTGTATTGGAGAAAATATGCAGAAATTAATTTAAAATTAAATTTCTTTGAAGAAGCTGTAAAAGGTTTTCAAAACTGTATTTTATTGCAAGATTTTGATATTGTAATTTGGGTTGGTTTAAGCGATGTGCTTTGCTATTTAGGTGATTATAAAGATGCTTTAATCAATTTAAAGAAAGCTTCAAAAGTTTTTAAAGATTTTGCAGAATTAGAATATAGATTAAGTGCTATTTATTTTCAGTTTAACGATTTTTCTAAAGCAAAAAAACACTTAATAAATGGTTTGAACATCGATTTTGAATATCATAATGAAATTAAAGAGGTGTTTCCAGAGGTTTTTAAAAGACAAGAAGTTGTAGATATAATAAGCGATTTCAAAAATACTTCATTATAA
- a CDS encoding ATP-binding cassette domain-containing protein, whose translation MKKEPIAILINNNVDKRHFIATILGKNASEKLHKYNNLKGFLFSDIAIKKYIEEEYKYDIVKIATNNNRKLSEFSTGERRKIFLKYCLNQKPDFIIFDSIFDHLDRTSQIELADKIKDLSKDFEIIQLVNRTDDILNFIETKYQIEDNNFNLQQLKTNNKTYTSIFKNEIPNALKKIKFEEDTLVQFNNVCVNYNNRPIVKNINWTVKKGEFWQLIGPNGAGKSTLLSLITGENPKAYGQDIYIFGQKKGSGESIWDLKKRIGYFSTTITELFNRNQTLEHLILSGYFDSIGLYKKPQKTQLYTVEQWLKIIKLSAYKNTPFLKLSSGQQRIALIIRAIIKQPPLLILDEPLEGLDDKNTTLVTQLINLLVLKTEITILYVSHRMEPRLLPKTIFKLTPSKEGSIGEILKK comes from the coding sequence ATGAAAAAAGAACCGATTGCCATTCTAATCAACAACAATGTTGATAAAAGACATTTTATAGCTACCATTTTAGGTAAAAACGCTTCAGAAAAATTACATAAATACAACAATTTAAAAGGTTTTTTATTTTCAGACATTGCTATTAAAAAATATATTGAAGAAGAATATAAATACGATATTGTTAAAATAGCAACAAATAATAACAGAAAATTAAGTGAATTTTCAACAGGTGAACGTAGAAAAATATTTTTAAAATACTGTTTAAATCAAAAACCAGATTTTATAATATTTGATAGTATTTTTGATCATTTAGACAGGACTTCACAAATAGAATTAGCTGATAAAATTAAAGATCTTTCTAAAGATTTTGAAATAATTCAACTTGTTAATAGAACAGATGATATTCTCAATTTTATTGAAACAAAATACCAAATAGAAGACAATAATTTTAACTTACAACAACTTAAAACTAATAACAAAACTTATACTTCTATCTTTAAAAATGAAATACCAAATGCCTTAAAAAAAATCAAATTTGAAGAAGATACTCTTGTACAGTTTAACAATGTTTGTGTAAATTACAATAATAGACCTATTGTAAAAAACATAAATTGGACTGTTAAGAAGGGTGAATTTTGGCAGTTAATTGGTCCAAATGGAGCTGGAAAAAGCACTTTATTATCATTAATTACTGGAGAAAATCCAAAAGCTTACGGACAAGACATCTATATTTTTGGTCAAAAAAAAGGAAGTGGAGAAAGTATTTGGGACTTAAAAAAACGAATTGGCTATTTTTCAACTACAATAACAGAACTTTTCAATCGTAACCAAACTTTAGAACACCTAATACTATCTGGTTATTTTGATTCTATTGGTCTTTATAAAAAACCACAAAAAACACAACTATACACAGTAGAGCAATGGCTTAAGATCATTAAATTATCGGCTTATAAAAACACACCATTTCTTAAACTTTCATCGGGTCAACAAAGAATTGCTTTAATAATACGCGCTATAATTAAACAACCCCCTCTTTTAATTTTAGATGAACCTCTAGAAGGTTTAGATGATAAAAATACAACGTTGGTTACACAACTAATTAACTTACTTGTTTTAAAAACAGAAATAACAATACTCTATGTTTCACATAGAATGGAGCCTAGATTATTACCTAAAACTATTTTTAAACTTACCCCAAGTAAAGAAGGCTCTATTGGAGAAATCTTAAAAAAATAA
- a CDS encoding DUF349 domain-containing protein: protein MLDQEEKLPVQENNLTEQSEDSKSENKLEAKAEVAVEATIESEVKIKPEVETEAVDAAVKKEEATPKIKKSDTSNKAITEIETKIAESSEESEHQEIEMENYENLSLEALVSELGKLVKEGQVQSINSNVNKIKSVFNLKFGKLLKAEKEKFLAEGGNIIDFQYNNPIKSVYNSYLYDFKIKRNEFYANQEAKLNANLEEKLDLIEKLKHLIDNAEGATMYKMFKDVQAKWVAIGPIPRAKYNDTWRTYQYHVERFYDLLHLSNDLRDLDFKHNLEEKLKLIDRAEELLKLEDVNAAFKELQVLHKLWKEDIGPVAREHREEVWERFSEITKKIHDNRHEFFKDMKSKFEGNIEKKLEVIAAIDALDTSKNKTRSDWQKSIKELEALRNKFFSIGQVPRAKSDQIWAKFKEATRKFNIEKNKFFKNVKKEHLENLNLKKALIEKAVSLKDSEDWDTTTEIMKKIQSDWKKIGHVPRKYSDKLWKEFKDACNHYFDRLHKNQDIGNKEQIEVLNKKKELLSTIKQTIGSDDEISIDTLNEYVSDWRDLGRVPYEMRHIEVKFNKLLDKVVDNNNDIEKQDVEMIKFKNLVNSYLEQKNYRKLDSEQLFVRKKIDETVREIQQLENNIGFISNVTEDNPLVKNVRKQIDVYKEKLDVWKVKLNYLRELES from the coding sequence ATGTTAGACCAAGAAGAAAAATTACCAGTACAAGAAAATAATTTAACAGAACAATCTGAAGATTCTAAGTCAGAAAATAAATTAGAAGCTAAAGCTGAAGTAGCTGTAGAAGCAACAATAGAATCTGAAGTTAAAATTAAACCTGAAGTTGAAACAGAAGCTGTTGACGCTGCAGTAAAAAAAGAGGAAGCTACTCCTAAAATTAAAAAAAGTGACACTTCAAATAAAGCAATTACTGAAATTGAAACTAAAATTGCTGAAAGTTCCGAAGAAAGCGAACATCAAGAAATTGAAATGGAAAATTATGAAAACTTAAGCTTAGAAGCTTTAGTTTCAGAATTAGGAAAACTTGTTAAAGAAGGTCAGGTTCAAAGTATAAATAGTAATGTAAACAAAATTAAAAGTGTTTTCAATCTTAAGTTTGGGAAACTTTTAAAAGCTGAAAAAGAAAAATTTTTAGCTGAAGGAGGAAATATTATTGACTTTCAATATAATAATCCAATAAAATCTGTGTACAACAGTTATCTTTATGATTTTAAAATTAAAAGGAACGAGTTTTATGCAAATCAAGAGGCTAAATTAAATGCTAACTTAGAAGAAAAGTTAGATTTAATAGAAAAATTAAAACATTTAATAGATAATGCAGAAGGTGCAACTATGTATAAAATGTTTAAAGATGTTCAAGCTAAATGGGTTGCAATAGGACCAATTCCTAGGGCAAAATACAATGATACCTGGAGAACGTATCAATACCACGTTGAGCGTTTTTATGATTTATTACACCTAAGTAACGACTTAAGAGATTTAGATTTTAAACATAATTTAGAAGAAAAACTTAAGTTAATTGATAGAGCAGAAGAACTATTGAAATTAGAAGATGTGAATGCAGCTTTTAAAGAATTACAAGTTTTGCATAAACTTTGGAAAGAAGATATAGGTCCTGTTGCTAGAGAACATAGAGAAGAAGTATGGGAGCGTTTTAGTGAAATTACTAAGAAAATTCACGACAATAGACATGAGTTTTTTAAAGATATGAAGTCTAAGTTTGAAGGGAATATCGAAAAAAAACTAGAGGTAATTGCTGCTATTGATGCTTTGGATACTTCAAAAAATAAGACAAGGTCAGATTGGCAAAAAAGTATAAAAGAATTAGAAGCTTTACGCAATAAATTTTTTAGTATTGGTCAAGTTCCAAGAGCTAAAAGTGATCAAATATGGGCTAAGTTTAAAGAAGCTACTCGTAAATTTAATATCGAAAAAAATAAGTTTTTTAAAAATGTAAAAAAAGAACATTTAGAAAACTTAAATCTAAAAAAAGCTTTAATTGAAAAGGCAGTATCTTTAAAAGACAGTGAAGATTGGGATACTACAACTGAAATAATGAAGAAAATTCAGTCCGATTGGAAAAAAATTGGTCATGTTCCTAGAAAATATTCCGATAAACTTTGGAAAGAATTTAAAGACGCTTGTAACCATTATTTTGATAGACTTCATAAAAATCAAGACATTGGAAATAAAGAACAAATAGAAGTTTTAAATAAAAAGAAAGAGCTTTTAAGTACAATTAAACAAACAATTGGAAGTGATGATGAAATTTCTATAGATACGTTAAATGAGTATGTAAGTGATTGGCGCGATTTAGGAAGAGTACCTTATGAAATGAGACATATTGAAGTTAAATTTAATAAATTATTAGACAAAGTTGTTGACAATAATAACGATATTGAAAAGCAAGATGTTGAAATGATTAAGTTTAAAAACTTAGTAAATAGTTATTTAGAGCAAAAAAATTATAGAAAATTAGATTCTGAACAATTATTTGTAAGAAAGAAAATAGATGAAACAGTACGTGAAATACAGCAATTAGAAAATAATATTGGCTTTATTTCTAATGTAACAGAAGACAATCCTCTAGTTAAAAATGTACGTAAACAAATAGATGTTTATAAAGAAAAATTAGATGTTTGGAAAGTTAAACTAAACTATTTAAGAGAATTAGAAAGTTAA